Genomic segment of Verrucomicrobiota bacterium:
GAAGGCTGAAGGGGGGAAAAGTGAAATGAATGGGATCAGGGGATAAACACGAAAGTCACGAAAATCACGAAAAGGTTAAAAGTGAGGCAGATGCGGTCACGATCTGTGACCGCATACTCCTTTTATGCTGATTATCAATTGTTTCTGATGAACTGGTCACAGTTTGCGACCGGTATATTGGAAAAATCTGGTTTATAGAGGGTTATGGTTTTGCGGTCGCAGTTTGCGACTTCAAAAGAGGGCGGCGGAACTACTTCAGGCGTTTGACGGTGTTGGAGGCCAGAAGGGTGGTCATCTGGGAGATCGCGATCTCGTTGAGCCTCTGGAGGCGGTCGGACTGGGAGAGGCCCTGACGGATCAGGACAGAGTTCAGGCTTTCGAGATTGGTCAGAACGACGAGATGCTCAATGGAAGCCTGATCCCGGATGTTTCCCTCGGCCTTGGGGTTGGCATCGCGCCATTCCTTGGCCGTCTTTCCGAAGAGGGCAACGTTCAGGAGATCGGCCTCGGAAGCGTATTTCAGGACGGTGTGCTTCTTGGAAAGGGTAGGAGGGATGAGGATGTCCCGGATCGCATCGGTATGGATGCGGTAGTTGATCTTGGCCAGAGTCCGCTGGAGGTTCCATCCAAGCTTAAGGCGGTCATTCTCCTCGTCCTTGAGGCGCTGGAACTCCTTGATGAGGTAGAGTTTGAACTCGGGGCTGAGCCAGGAGCCGAACTCGAAGGCGATGTCCTTGTGGGCGTAGGTGCCGCCGTATCTACCGGCGCTGGCGATCAGGCCGGTGGCTTGGGTCAGATCGATCCATTTCTTGGCAGAGAGGTAAAAACTGTTCCTGCCCGCCTCGTTTCTAATTCCCTCGAATTCGAGGGAATTAAAACCGGGGTTGTTGATCTGCTCCCAGACTCCCAGAAAGAGGACTGTGTCCTTGTTTTTGAGCCATTGTTCGATCAGGGCGCTTCCCCCGTCGAAGTTACGAACCATGTCAGTCAGGGAAATATAGTCTCCGTTCTCCTTTGAGAGAACGTTGATGCTAGAGCCTTGGACTTGAAGAATGGCTTTTGTCGATTTGGTCATGGGAGTGGGACAGGCTATCCGGCGAACTGATTCAGAGGGACATAATCCTTGATGTAGTCGGGAATGATGGTGCGGTATTTCTCAGGAACCGCCCTGTAGTCGCGGGTGGAGAAGACGGGGTTGGTCGCCAGATCCGTGAGGTGGCCCGTATCGATGATGTGTCGGACATGGTCGCTGGTAGCGTAGGCCTTGAAGTAGGTCTTCAGCGCGGGGATCGCCTCGCTCTCCTTAGGCTTGTAGTCGGAGACGAACTTGGAAAACTCCTCCTCGAGTAGCTCGTCCATGGATTTGAAGCGTGGGATGAGACCGAAGATCTTCTCGAGGATTTCGCGGAGTGTGACGCGGCGGTCGACAGAGGCGGCCTTGCGGAGCTTCTCCAGCGAGTAGTGCTGCTCAGGATTCTGGAAGAATTCCTTGTTCACATAGTCGATGACGCGATCCCATTGGCCGGCCTCGACACTGGCGGCGATGAAGTCGTTCTCCCTGATGATCTCCTCAAACTGCTGGAAGAACATCCGATCGATCTTCATGCCCTCGAGGCCGACAGGTTCCTCCTTGATGGTGGAGAGGATGTCCCCTCCGGTGTAGGTGTGTAAGGAGGGCTCTCCGATGCCTCCACCGCCACCCTCGCCGCCCGGAGCTTTCAGCTTGGGGAGCTTCAAGACCTCGTCGTAGTCGAACTCTTCCTCGAAGTATTGGCAGTTCGCAAAGAAGTCGAAGAGTTTGAAGGCGCTCTTTCTCGACTCCTTGATGCTTTCCTTAAGTTCCTGGTCGAAGAGTTGCTCGCGGAAGTCGTGTTTCCGAGTGCCGCGTCCCTTGATCTGAATGAAGTCGGTGGGTGAGAAGATGGGACGGAAGAGGCCGAGGTTTAGGATATCAGGGCAGTCGTATCCGGTGGTCATCATGCCGACTGTGACGCAGACGCGGGCCTTGCTGGTTTTGTAGGAGGGGAGCAAATTGGCAGAACCAAGGAGGTTGTTGTTCGTGAAGTTGATGGTGTGCTGCTGGGCTCCATCGACCTGTGAGGTGACCTGAACGGCGAAGTCGGACTGGTATTTGCCCGGGAACATCCGGTCGGCGATGAGGTTGAGAATCTGCGCAAGCTTGGCCGCGTGGCTCTGGCTGACAGCGAAGACGATCGACTTGCCTATCTCACCGCTGATGGGGTCGCGGAGGGCATTCTCTAGGAAGGTCTTGCAGAAGAGCTGGTTGGTCGCCTCGGAGAAGAAGCGCTTCTCGAATTCGCGCTGGGTGAAGCTCTCTTCGGAGGAGTTTCCCTCCTCGTCCTGGATCTCGGAGACATAGCCCTCATCGGAGAGCAGTTGTGTCGTGATATCACTCCGGGCATCGACGACGATAGGATTGATCAGAAAGCCCTCCTTAACGCCGTCGAGCAGTGAATAGCGGTAGGTGGGTTGGCCATCGTTGCACCCAAAGGTGCGGTAGGTGTCGAGCATGAGGCGGCGCTCGTACTCCCTCGGATCTTTGGCGCGGGCCTCCTGATGCTCAACCTTCTTAAGGTAATCACGGGGGGTGGCCGTCAATCCGAGTTTGTAGCCGACAAAGTAGTCGAACACGGCCCGGGCATTCCCCCCGATGGAACGGTGAGCCTCATCCGAGATGACGAGATCGAAGTCGGTCGGGGAGAAGAGGCGCTGGTACTTGTTGTTGAAGAGAAGCGACTGGACGGTGGTGACAACAATCTCAGCACTACGCCAGTCGTCGCGGTTCTCCTTATAGATGACGGTTTTGTAGTCGTTCCTGAGAATCTTGTTAAATTGCTTTTCTGCCTGTATCTCAAGCTCGAGGCGATCCACAAGGAAGAGGATCCGGCTCGCATTCCCTGTCCGAACGAAGAGCTTGATGATGGCGGCGGAAACCAGGGTCTTGCCGGTGCCGGTCGCCATCTCAAGCAGGAAGCGGTCGTTATTCTTGGAGACCGACTGCTGAACGGCGTGGACGGCTTTCTTCTGATACGGGCGTAAGAAGCGGAGGTCGTTGGTCTCGATGAAGGTAGGGCGCTCGGATTCATTCTTCCATCCCGCCTCAGCGGCGTAACCTGGGCGTTGAGTCAGTGCGACGTAATCGTCATCAACCACTTCTTTGACGAGTTTCTGTGGATCTGGCGTGACTCTCTGGAAGCCGATGACCGAGGAGGGAGTTGGAAATGCCGTGATGATGGAGGGGTTTCCCCGCTCCAGATCCCAGAAGTAATGAATGTCCCCGTTGGAAAGGATGACGAAGCGGCAGTCGAGTGACCGAGCGTAGCGGCGGGCCTGTTCCTTGCCGACTAAGGGATCCTTGTTCTCGGCCTTCGCCTCCAGAACGATGAGGGGGAAACCCTTCTCGTTCAGCATGAGGAAATCAACGAAGCCCTTGGAGGACTTCTCGAAGTTTTCGCCTATCTCATCAAAGGCCTGCTCTGTGAGGGCAACGCTCGGCTCGAGGCGGATATTTGCAGGGCCCTGCTCGTTCCCGAAAAAGCGCCAACCGGCTGCTTCGAGCAGCTTGTTGATCTTAATGCGAGCGGAGGCTTCTTTCATGAGATTCAGAAACGGATGTATGACTTGTAGCGTGTCAAACGGTGTCACCGCCACGGGATTCTGTTCTGTTAGAGCAGTTTTTCACCTATCCAGGATAATGCCCCAAGCAGACACCAAGCGTCCCACCCCTTATTTTTCCCCTCAGGGCGACGGTAATTTGAGGTTAGGGTCAGGCGGTCGGGGTCAGCTGTATGTCTTATGCTGCAACCGCAGACCAACGCCACTCTGGCCCGAAATCCCTAGCTCTTTTCATCGAAGCAGTAGGGGCAGCTCACCTCACAAACATACCGAGGATCCTTGAGCTCTTCCTCGGTGAGAGGCTCGGTGCAGGCGAAGCAGAGCTGACTATTGGTTTCCTGTAGTGCGGGATCGACACCCACGCGCTTGTCGAAGACGAAACACTCGCCCTGCCAGTGGGCTCCACCGCATTCCTCGAAGTACTTCAGGATGCCTCCCTCAAGCTGGTAGACCTCTCGGAAGCCTTCACGCTCCAGGAGTGGTGCGGCCTTCTCGCAGCGAATCCCTCCGGTGCAGAAGCTGACAACGGGAACCTCTTTCATCTCCTCGGGGAGCTGCTTCACTGCCTCGGGAAATTTCCGGAAGTGGCGGATCGGGAGCGTGACGGCTCCGGCGAAGGTGCCGAGCTTCACTTCGTAGGTGTTGCGGGTATCGAGCAGGGTGAACTCCCGTCCCTCATCCAGCCATTGCTTGAGTTTTTTGGCAGAAATCTTCGGTGCGGTGTGACGGGCTGGATTGATCCCCTCGACACCGAAGGCGATGATTTCTTCCTTCAACTTCACGAGCATCCGATTGAAGGGTTGCGCGTCGCTCTCGCTGCGCTTGACCTCAAGCGTCTCGAGACCAGGAATTGAGCGGAGTGTCTCAAGTAATGACTCCACGGCGGCCGATTCCCCAGCGATGAAGAGATTGATCCCCTCGGGGCTGAGCAGGATGCTCCCTTTGAGTTCCAACGAGTGGCATTCGGCTTTTAACCGCGCGCGCAGATCTGGAAGCTCGGTCAGCTCCGCAAACTTGTAGGCGGCAATGTTGAGGACTGACATGGGGAAAGGCTGTTAGGTCAGAGAAGAGATTACTCGCGCAGCCGTAACGGATGCGAAGCAACGGCCGGGCAAGCAAACGCAGAGGCGCAGAGGAAAGAATATATCGGCGTTATGGGAAATAATCAGAATTATGACTATCTCAATTTCTAATTCCTAACCTGTTCCATAGATTTCCAAATTCCAATCAATCTCTGCGCCTCCGCGCCTCTGCGGGAAAGTTTCGGTATGCTCCTACTCAATAGGTGAAGAGATCGGCAACAACATAGGTTCCTCCGGTTGCCGTATTGAGGGCGCGGAGGAGCTTGCCTTGTACGTTTTTAGTCAGGCGGCGACCCTTGCAGCCCCGCTGAACCATCTTATGGGTGATCTGTTCGGTGGAGGCGGCGACCAGATCATGCGACTTTAGCCCCTTCTCCGCCATCAGGCGGTTCAGGGGCTGTTCGCCGAGATCCCGTTCTAGTTCGTTCTCCAAGATCAGATTGTCTTGATAAGATCTGCCGCCGGGAAACGCACCTTGGTTGCAGAGGCGTATTTGTCCTCTGCGCTACGGTAACCGAGCGCACAGCAGACGACGGAGGCATATCCCTGTTCCTTGAGGCCAAGGATGGAATCATATTCCGCCGGGGCGAATCCCTCGATCGCGCAGGTGTCCACGCCGAGCAGGGCTGCCGAAGTCATGAGATTGCCTAAGGCGATATAGGCCTGGAGCGCTGCCCAATGGGGGATGCGGGCCTCGGCTCCCGGCGAGAGCAGGCTTCCGTACATCATGCCGCGGTATCCCTCGAGCGATTCGCGCGGGATGCCGCGTAACTCGACGACGCGGTCCAGGAAACGGTCGACTTCGACTTCCGTCATCGCGGTGCGTCCGGCCATGACGACATAATGGGAGGCATCGACCACCTGGGTCTGGTTCCAGGAATGGGGCTTGAGCTGGGCGCGCACGGCGGGATCCTTCACCACGAAAAAGCGGTAGGGCTGGAGGCCGAAGGAGGAGGGTGAAAGAACCAAGGACTCTTCCAGAGTTTTCCAGGTGGACTCGGAGATCTTCTTCGAGGCGTCAAAGGACTTGGTGGCGTAGCGCCAGTTGAGAGCGTCGAGGAGTTGGGATTCGGGAATGGTGTGGCTCATGGGATTGAAGAAGTGAATGTGATGACGGGACGAAAAAGAAGTTGTTCTTTCAAGTAAGCGTAACTAGAAAATTAATGTCGTTAAGTAATTATTCCAATCCTAAATCACTCTCTTATGTCCGAACCCGTTATCGCTCAAAAATCCCCTATCCCCGTGACTGTCGAGGCAGGCAAGACCTACTACTGGTGCTCCTGTGGCAAAAGCGCCACGCAGCCCTTCTGCGACGGCTCCCACAAGGGAAGTGGCTTCTCTCCCACACCCTACACTGCAGAGAAAGATGGCCCCGTTTACTTCTGCGGCTGCAAGCACAGCAGCAACGGCCCCCTCTGCGACGGCTCTCACAAGAGCCTCTAAGGAACAAGGCGCTCGGAAGAGCGCA
This window contains:
- a CDS encoding DEAD/DEAH box helicase family protein: MKEASARIKINKLLEAAGWRFFGNEQGPANIRLEPSVALTEQAFDEIGENFEKSSKGFVDFLMLNEKGFPLIVLEAKAENKDPLVGKEQARRYARSLDCRFVILSNGDIHYFWDLERGNPSIITAFPTPSSVIGFQRVTPDPQKLVKEVVDDDYVALTQRPGYAAEAGWKNESERPTFIETNDLRFLRPYQKKAVHAVQQSVSKNNDRFLLEMATGTGKTLVSAAIIKLFVRTGNASRILFLVDRLELEIQAEKQFNKILRNDYKTVIYKENRDDWRSAEIVVTTVQSLLFNNKYQRLFSPTDFDLVISDEAHRSIGGNARAVFDYFVGYKLGLTATPRDYLKKVEHQEARAKDPREYERRLMLDTYRTFGCNDGQPTYRYSLLDGVKEGFLINPIVVDARSDITTQLLSDEGYVSEIQDEEGNSSEESFTQREFEKRFFSEATNQLFCKTFLENALRDPISGEIGKSIVFAVSQSHAAKLAQILNLIADRMFPGKYQSDFAVQVTSQVDGAQQHTINFTNNNLLGSANLLPSYKTSKARVCVTVGMMTTGYDCPDILNLGLFRPIFSPTDFIQIKGRGTRKHDFREQLFDQELKESIKESRKSAFKLFDFFANCQYFEEEFDYDEVLKLPKLKAPGGEGGGGGIGEPSLHTYTGGDILSTIKEEPVGLEGMKIDRMFFQQFEEIIRENDFIAASVEAGQWDRVIDYVNKEFFQNPEQHYSLEKLRKAASVDRRVTLREILEKIFGLIPRFKSMDELLEEEFSKFVSDYKPKESEAIPALKTYFKAYATSDHVRHIIDTGHLTDLATNPVFSTRDYRAVPEKYRTIIPDYIKDYVPLNQFAG
- a CDS encoding NAD(P)H-dependent oxidoreductase; the protein is MSHTIPESQLLDALNWRYATKSFDASKKISESTWKTLEESLVLSPSSFGLQPYRFFVVKDPAVRAQLKPHSWNQTQVVDASHYVVMAGRTAMTEVEVDRFLDRVVELRGIPRESLEGYRGMMYGSLLSPGAEARIPHWAALQAYIALGNLMTSAALLGVDTCAIEGFAPAEYDSILGLKEQGYASVVCCALGYRSAEDKYASATKVRFPAADLIKTI
- a CDS encoding KilA-N domain-containing protein codes for the protein MTKSTKAILQVQGSSINVLSKENGDYISLTDMVRNFDGGSALIEQWLKNKDTVLFLGVWEQINNPGFNSLEFEGIRNEAGRNSFYLSAKKWIDLTQATGLIASAGRYGGTYAHKDIAFEFGSWLSPEFKLYLIKEFQRLKDEENDRLKLGWNLQRTLAKINYRIHTDAIRDILIPPTLSKKHTVLKYASEADLLNVALFGKTAKEWRDANPKAEGNIRDQASIEHLVVLTNLESLNSVLIRQGLSQSDRLQRLNEIAISQMTTLLASNTVKRLK
- a CDS encoding CDGSH iron-sulfur domain-containing protein, yielding MSEPVIAQKSPIPVTVEAGKTYYWCSCGKSATQPFCDGSHKGSGFSPTPYTAEKDGPVYFCGCKHSSNGPLCDGSHKSL
- a CDS encoding sulfurtransferase, producing the protein MSVLNIAAYKFAELTELPDLRARLKAECHSLELKGSILLSPEGINLFIAGESAAVESLLETLRSIPGLETLEVKRSESDAQPFNRMLVKLKEEIIAFGVEGINPARHTAPKISAKKLKQWLDEGREFTLLDTRNTYEVKLGTFAGAVTLPIRHFRKFPEAVKQLPEEMKEVPVVSFCTGGIRCEKAAPLLEREGFREVYQLEGGILKYFEECGGAHWQGECFVFDKRVGVDPALQETNSQLCFACTEPLTEEELKDPRYVCEVSCPYCFDEKS